Below is a window of Mycobacteriales bacterium DNA.
GCGCTTGTGGACCGGGTCCCACTCCTCGGACAGCAGCCCGACGTCGTTGCGCAGGTCCAGGACGCGCTCGAACAGCTCGCGTGCCTCGCGGTCCCGGCCGATCAGATGCAGGTCGTCGGCGAGCCAGAGCGTGCAGGCCAGGAACGCGCCCTCGGTGCCGCGCAGGCCGTCGCCAGCCGCGCTGGTGTCGTAGCGGAGCACGAAGCCGTCGTGGGTGAGCTCGCGCGCGATCGTGTCGACGGTGCCGATGACGCGTGGGTCGTCGGGGGGCAGGAAGCCGACCTGGGGGATCAGCAGGGTCGCCGCGTCGAGCGACTTCGAGCCGTAGGACTGCGTGAACGTCCCGCGGTCGGCGTCGTACCCCTCGCGGCAGACCTCTTCGTGGATGCTGTCGCGGATCCCGCGCCACTTCTCGACCAGGCCGCTGAGACCGAACTTCTCGACGGCGAGCACCGCCCGGTCGAAACCCACCCAGGCCATGACCTTGCTGTGCACGAAGTGCCGCGGGTCGCCGCGCATCTCCCACAATGACTGGTCCGGCTGCGCCCATTCGCTCTCGAGCTGGTCGAGCACCGCGCGCTGCAACGACCACGAGTTGTCGTGCGCGCTCAGGCCTGCGGTGCGGTCCAGGTGCAGAGCGTCGAGCAGCTCGCCGTAGACGTCGAGCTGGAACTGCCCCGAGGCCTCGTTACCGACCCGTACCGGCGTCGACCCCTCGTAGCCGGTCAGCCAGGGCAGCTCGAACTCGGTCAGCCGCCGCTCGCCCTGGATGCCGTACATGATCTGCATCTTCTTGGGATCGCCGGCGACCGCCCGGAGCAGCCACTCGCGCCAGGCCTTCGCCTCGTCGGTGCAGCCGGCATAAAGGAGCGCTTGGAGCGTCATCGTCGCGTCGCGCAGCCAGCAGTACCGGTAGTCCCAGTTGCGCTCGCCGCCGATGGCCTCCGGCAGCGAGGTGGTCGCGGCCGCGACCACGCCCCCGGTCGGGGCATAGGTGAGGGCCTTCAGTACGGCGAGCGAGCGGATCACGGCGTCGCGCCACTCGCCGTCGTAGTGGCAGTGCGCGACCCACTCGATCCAGGCGGTCTCGGTGTCGCGCAGAGCCTCCTCGGCATCGACCGGCTTGGGCGTGGGCAGGTGCGAGGCCTGCCAGGTCAGGACGAATGGGACCCGGTCCCCGCCCGAGATCGTGAACGGTCCGGAATGCGCCAGGTCCTTGGCGTGCAGCGTGATCGGCGTGCGCACGCAGACCGAGTCCGGGCCGGCGATCATTCGCAGGTGCCCGTCCATGCGGCGTACCCACGGCACGATCGAGCCGTAGTCGAAGCGCACCCGGATGGTGGCTTCCATCTCCACCGTGCCCGAGACGCCCTCGACGATCCGGATCACGTCCGGGGCCTCGCCCCGTGGCGGCATGAAGTCGATCAGCCTGACCACGCCACCGGCGGTTTCCCACTCGGTCTCGAGGATCATCGTCTCGCCGCGGTAGCGACGGCGGGTGCACTCCGGGCCGCCGACCGGGGCGATCTGCCACGTGCTGTGGTCAGGATCGCCGAGCAGCGCAGCGAAGCAGGCGCCGGAGTCGAAGTGCGGGAAGGACAGCCAGTCGATCGCGCCGCGGCGGCTGACCAGGGCGGCGGTGTGCAGGTCGCCGAGGATTGCGTAGCTCTCGATCGGCTCGTGGTTGTTCGTCGTCACAGGCCTGACAGTAACCTCGTGCTGGGGTCAGAAGCTCACGACTCGGCCGATCCGGCGGTCGTGGCGGGTAGGAGATCGCGATGAGGCTGCGGCGCGCGGCGGTGGTGGCG
It encodes the following:
- a CDS encoding glycoside hydrolase family 15 protein; its protein translation is MTTNNHEPIESYAILGDLHTAALVSRRGAIDWLSFPHFDSGACFAALLGDPDHSTWQIAPVGGPECTRRRYRGETMILETEWETAGGVVRLIDFMPPRGEAPDVIRIVEGVSGTVEMEATIRVRFDYGSIVPWVRRMDGHLRMIAGPDSVCVRTPITLHAKDLAHSGPFTISGGDRVPFVLTWQASHLPTPKPVDAEEALRDTETAWIEWVAHCHYDGEWRDAVIRSLAVLKALTYAPTGGVVAAATTSLPEAIGGERNWDYRYCWLRDATMTLQALLYAGCTDEAKAWREWLLRAVAGDPKKMQIMYGIQGERRLTEFELPWLTGYEGSTPVRVGNEASGQFQLDVYGELLDALHLDRTAGLSAHDNSWSLQRAVLDQLESEWAQPDQSLWEMRGDPRHFVHSKVMAWVGFDRAVLAVEKFGLSGLVEKWRGIRDSIHEEVCREGYDADRGTFTQSYGSKSLDAATLLIPQVGFLPPDDPRVIGTVDTIARELTHDGFVLRYDTSAAGDGLRGTEGAFLACTLWLADDLHLIGRDREARELFERVLDLRNDVGLLSEEWDPVHKRQLGNTPQAFSHVPLVNTARALSTTGAKVGRVSRRHPHHHASYGTG